The following proteins come from a genomic window of Zingiber officinale cultivar Zhangliang unplaced genomic scaffold, Zo_v1.1 ctg167, whole genome shotgun sequence:
- the LOC122036485 gene encoding ras-related protein RABF1-like isoform X1, with protein MGCSSSLPGRNTKSLGSLNVENSMATDPKNLRVKLVLLGDSGVGKSCIVLRFVRGQFDSNSKVTVGASFLSQTLALQDSTMVKFEIWDTAGQERYASLAPLYYRGAAVAVVVYDITSEETFRKAKYWVKELQKHASPGIVMALVGNKADLEENRALSSEDAMEYAEGNGMFFIETSAKTSNNINELFQEIAKRLPRTS; from the exons ATGGGTTGCTCCTCCTCTCTTCCAG GCCGAAACACCAAAAGTCTGGGTAGTTTGAATGTCGAAAACTCGATGGCTACTGACCCAAAAAACTTGCGCGTGAAG TTGGTACTGTTAGGTGATTCTGGTGTGGGTAAAAGCTGCATAGTCCTCCGGTTTGTTCGTGGCCAATTTGACTCTAACTCAAAG GTAACTGTTGGTGCATCCTTCTTATCACAAACACTAGCCCTACAAGATTCTACAATGGTGAAGTTTGAAATATGGGATACGGCTGGCCAAGAAAG GTATGCCTCGTTGGCCCCTCTTTACTACCGGGGAGCTGCTGTAGCTGTTGTGGTATATGATATAACGAGTGAAGAAACATTCAGAAAGGCAAAATATTGGGTCAAG GAACTTCAGAAGCACGCAAGTCCTGGTATTGTCATGGCATTGGTAGGAAACAAGGCTGATTTGGAAGAAAATAGAGCTCTATCATCCGAG GATGCCATGGAGTATGCAGAGGGGAATGGCATGTTCTTCATCGAGACATCGGCAAAGACATCAAATAATATCAATGAACTTTTTCAG GAGATTGCTAAGAGGCTTCCTCGGACATCTTAA
- the LOC122036485 gene encoding ras-related protein RABF1-like isoform X2 yields the protein MMFKRGRNTKSLGSLNVENSMATDPKNLRVKLVLLGDSGVGKSCIVLRFVRGQFDSNSKVTVGASFLSQTLALQDSTMVKFEIWDTAGQERYASLAPLYYRGAAVAVVVYDITSEETFRKAKYWVKELQKHASPGIVMALVGNKADLEENRALSSEDAMEYAEGNGMFFIETSAKTSNNINELFQEIAKRLPRTS from the exons ATGATGTTCAAGCGTG GCCGAAACACCAAAAGTCTGGGTAGTTTGAATGTCGAAAACTCGATGGCTACTGACCCAAAAAACTTGCGCGTGAAG TTGGTACTGTTAGGTGATTCTGGTGTGGGTAAAAGCTGCATAGTCCTCCGGTTTGTTCGTGGCCAATTTGACTCTAACTCAAAG GTAACTGTTGGTGCATCCTTCTTATCACAAACACTAGCCCTACAAGATTCTACAATGGTGAAGTTTGAAATATGGGATACGGCTGGCCAAGAAAG GTATGCCTCGTTGGCCCCTCTTTACTACCGGGGAGCTGCTGTAGCTGTTGTGGTATATGATATAACGAGTGAAGAAACATTCAGAAAGGCAAAATATTGGGTCAAG GAACTTCAGAAGCACGCAAGTCCTGGTATTGTCATGGCATTGGTAGGAAACAAGGCTGATTTGGAAGAAAATAGAGCTCTATCATCCGAG GATGCCATGGAGTATGCAGAGGGGAATGGCATGTTCTTCATCGAGACATCGGCAAAGACATCAAATAATATCAATGAACTTTTTCAG GAGATTGCTAAGAGGCTTCCTCGGACATCTTAA
- the LOC122036485 gene encoding ras-related protein RABF1-like isoform X3 translates to MATDPKNLRVKLVLLGDSGVGKSCIVLRFVRGQFDSNSKVTVGASFLSQTLALQDSTMVKFEIWDTAGQERYASLAPLYYRGAAVAVVVYDITSEETFRKAKYWVKELQKHASPGIVMALVGNKADLEENRALSSEDAMEYAEGNGMFFIETSAKTSNNINELFQEIAKRLPRTS, encoded by the exons ATGGCTACTGACCCAAAAAACTTGCGCGTGAAG TTGGTACTGTTAGGTGATTCTGGTGTGGGTAAAAGCTGCATAGTCCTCCGGTTTGTTCGTGGCCAATTTGACTCTAACTCAAAG GTAACTGTTGGTGCATCCTTCTTATCACAAACACTAGCCCTACAAGATTCTACAATGGTGAAGTTTGAAATATGGGATACGGCTGGCCAAGAAAG GTATGCCTCGTTGGCCCCTCTTTACTACCGGGGAGCTGCTGTAGCTGTTGTGGTATATGATATAACGAGTGAAGAAACATTCAGAAAGGCAAAATATTGGGTCAAG GAACTTCAGAAGCACGCAAGTCCTGGTATTGTCATGGCATTGGTAGGAAACAAGGCTGATTTGGAAGAAAATAGAGCTCTATCATCCGAG GATGCCATGGAGTATGCAGAGGGGAATGGCATGTTCTTCATCGAGACATCGGCAAAGACATCAAATAATATCAATGAACTTTTTCAG GAGATTGCTAAGAGGCTTCCTCGGACATCTTAA
- the LOC122036505 gene encoding AT-rich interactive domain-containing protein 2-like produces MAFPGTGSHLDVAEVLRELQSLGFCSGLEASKPEVGCESPSARFDRILSVFWKEVNRRGEIRTLPVMVGAGRLVDLWSLYCLVRGMGGYDRVSADCGWASVAQAIGVDSSCGSAVKLVFVKYLDALERWVQRLSGKNHFGAKVLIGHFKKLNDNDNGGVVTLETSSVGGGIICQRKKQEALEGMLIWARYVARNPNFYCKVEDLAAEENYARVLLARQALLQKVVDQTSPEENQEGNLAICGNDIRVISHAARILNVQPQPLGKESNSCHKLIWLSDEEKGEDPVATVETTNDVQHRIQSPHFDNVVDWFSGDRAEIPVSTSSQAELPDWNGQPFVPSNPAEELKWLGERIWPPEGQENRPSFNDAAIGRGRQDNCECNFPGSVECTRFHIAEKRLQLKVELGRAFHSWGFTSMGEEITLSWTEGERLKFKSVIYCHRSSIAKSLWSQLYLCFPHRKRKSLLSYYFNVFVLERRRYQNRVTHNNIDSDDDESEFCSSNFLGQDRVTVKDFIPVVCDQNNQCIDLDD; encoded by the exons ATGGCTTTCCCGGGCACGGGCTCCCATCTGGACGTCGCGGAGGTCCTTCGCGAGCTTCAAAGCCTCGGCTTCTGCTCCGGCCTCGAGGCTTCCAAGCCGGAGGTTGGCTGCGAGTCGCCGAGCGCGCGCTTCGACCGGATCCTGTCGGTTTTCTGGAAGGAGGTCAATCGGAGAGGAGAGATCCGCACGCTTCCGGTCATGGTTGGCGCCGGGCGGCTCGTCGATTTGTGGAGCCTCTACTGCTTAGTGCGAGGCATGGGCGGCTACGATCGGGTCTCGGCGGACTGCGGTTGGGCGTCGGTTGCGCAGGCGATTGGGGTGGATTCGAGCTGCGGTTCGGCGGTGAAATTGGTGTTCGTTAAGTACTTGGATGCGCTCGAACGGTGGGTTCAGAGATTATCGGGGAAGAATCATTTTGGTGCCAAAGTACTCATAGGACATTTCAAGAAGCTCAATGATAATGATAATGGTGGTGTTGTAACGTTGGAAACAAGCTCAGTTGGTGGAGGAATCATCTGTCAGAGGAAGAAGCAAGAAGCTCTGGAGGGGATGCTTATTTGGGCACGATATGTGGCAAGAAATCCTAATTTCTATTGCAAAGTTGAGGATCTTGCAGCTGAGGAGAACTATGCTCGTGTGCTTCTGGCTAGACAAGCATTACTACAAAAAGTAGTTGATCAAACAAGCCCTGAAGAAAATCAG GAAGGAAACCTGGCCATTTGTGGGAATGATATTCGTGTTATTTCACATGCAGCAAGAATCTTAAATGTGCAGCCTCAGCCTCTCGGCAAGGAATCTAATTCTTGTCATAAATTAATATGGCTTTCTGATGAAGAAAAAGGCGAGGATCCGGTGGCTACCGTTGAGACGACCAATGATGTTCAACATCGAATCCAAAGTCCACACTTTGATAATGTAGTTGACTGGTTTTCTGGGGATCGGGCAGAGATACCTGTCAGCACATCCTCTCAAGCAGAATTACCAGATTGGAATGGCCAGCCTTTTGTGCCTAGCAATCCTGCTGAAGAACTGAAATGGTTGGGTGAACGAATCTGGCCTCCTGAAGGTCAAGAAAATAGACCATCATTTAACGATGCTGCTATTGGAAGAGGTAGACAAGATAATTGTGAGTGCAATTTTCCAGGTTCAGTGGAGTGCACTAGATTTCACATTGCCGAAAAGAGACTTCAACTGAAAGTAGAACTGGGTCGGGCTTTCCATTCTTGGGGATTCACAAGTATGGGTGAGGAAATCACACTGTCATGGACAGAAGGCGAACGATTGAAGTTCAAGTCTGTTATTTATTGCCATCGGTCATCTATTGCCAAAAGCCTCTGGAGCCAGCTCTACTTGTGTTTTCCTCATAGAAAGAGGAAAAGCTTACTAAGCTATTATTTCAACGTGTTTGTTCTTGAGCGCAGAAGGTACCAGAACCGTGTAACACACAATAACATCGATAGTGACGATGACGAAAGTGAGTTTTGCTCAAGTAATTTTCTCGGTCAAGACAGAGTTACAGTTAAGGACTTCATTCCCGTCGTCTGTGATCAGAATAATCAATGTATTGATTTAGATGACTAG